From Alosa sapidissima isolate fAloSap1 chromosome 2, fAloSap1.pri, whole genome shotgun sequence, one genomic window encodes:
- the nms gene encoding neuromedin-S isoform X4, which produces MESSCWRQLFALLHIMLWCLSSCSPHAEFFPVLSTDCEKSDAVREEQNQNMFKRFLFHYSKSQNSLGSMQGDSNSVHPLMRLSPNLSARRKKQLLLAKSLGSLRVQG; this is translated from the exons ATGGAGAGCTCTTGCTGGCGGCAACTTTTCGCGCTTCTTCACATCATGCTGTGGTGCCTCTCGAGCTGCAGCCCTCACGCAG AGTTCTTCCCGGTGTTATCAACAGACTGCGAGAAAAGTGATGCCGTACGAGAG GAGCAGAACCAGAATATGTTCAAACGG ttcCTGTTCCACTACTCAAAGTCCCAGAACTCCCTGGGCTCCATGCAGGGGGAT TCGAACTCTGTTCACCCACTGATGCGTCTCTCCCCAAACCTCTCTGCACGGAGGAAGAAACAACTCCTGCTTGCG
- the nms gene encoding neuromedin-U isoform X2, with the protein MESSCWRQLFALLHIMLWCLSSCSPHAEFFPVLSTDCEKSDAVRESALHSSLCRLFWSKQQTNQNMFKRFLFHYSKSQNSLGSMQGDSNSVHPLMRLSPNLSARRKKQLLLAKSLGSLRVQG; encoded by the exons ATGGAGAGCTCTTGCTGGCGGCAACTTTTCGCGCTTCTTCACATCATGCTGTGGTGCCTCTCGAGCTGCAGCCCTCACGCAG AGTTCTTCCCGGTGTTATCAACAGACTGCGAGAAAAGTGATGCCGTACGAGAG TCTGCACTACACTCCTCTTTATGCCGCCTCTTCTGGAGTAAACAGCAAACG AACCAGAATATGTTCAAACGG ttcCTGTTCCACTACTCAAAGTCCCAGAACTCCCTGGGCTCCATGCAGGGGGAT TCGAACTCTGTTCACCCACTGATGCGTCTCTCCCCAAACCTCTCTGCACGGAGGAAGAAACAACTCCTGCTTGCG
- the nms gene encoding neuromedin-S isoform X1: MESSCWRQLFALLHIMLWCLSSCSPHAEFFPVLSTDCEKSDAVRESALHSSLCRLFWSKQQTEQNQNMFKRFLFHYSKSQNSLGSMQGDSNSVHPLMRLSPNLSARRKKQLLLAKSLGSLRVQG; the protein is encoded by the exons ATGGAGAGCTCTTGCTGGCGGCAACTTTTCGCGCTTCTTCACATCATGCTGTGGTGCCTCTCGAGCTGCAGCCCTCACGCAG AGTTCTTCCCGGTGTTATCAACAGACTGCGAGAAAAGTGATGCCGTACGAGAG TCTGCACTACACTCCTCTTTATGCCGCCTCTTCTGGAGTAAACAGCAAACG GAGCAGAACCAGAATATGTTCAAACGG ttcCTGTTCCACTACTCAAAGTCCCAGAACTCCCTGGGCTCCATGCAGGGGGAT TCGAACTCTGTTCACCCACTGATGCGTCTCTCCCCAAACCTCTCTGCACGGAGGAAGAAACAACTCCTGCTTGCG
- the nms gene encoding neuromedin-S isoform X3 — MESSCWRQLFALLHIMLWCLSSCSPHAEFFPVLSTDCEKSDAVRESALHSSLCRLFWSKQQTEQNQNMFKRFLFHYSKSQNSLGSMQGDSNSVHPLMRLSPNLSARRKKQLLLARPLKKLC; from the exons ATGGAGAGCTCTTGCTGGCGGCAACTTTTCGCGCTTCTTCACATCATGCTGTGGTGCCTCTCGAGCTGCAGCCCTCACGCAG AGTTCTTCCCGGTGTTATCAACAGACTGCGAGAAAAGTGATGCCGTACGAGAG TCTGCACTACACTCCTCTTTATGCCGCCTCTTCTGGAGTAAACAGCAAACG GAGCAGAACCAGAATATGTTCAAACGG ttcCTGTTCCACTACTCAAAGTCCCAGAACTCCCTGGGCTCCATGCAGGGGGAT TCGAACTCTGTTCACCCACTGATGCGTCTCTCCCCAAACCTCTCTGCACGGAGGAAGAAACAACTCCTGCTTGCG